The following proteins come from a genomic window of Athalia rosae chromosome 1, iyAthRosa1.1, whole genome shotgun sequence:
- the LOC105693342 gene encoding fringe glycosyltransferase, producing the protein MMPVASGGKFISIGDKIRLPDDVTMGYIIEHLLKKPLTVVEQFHSHLEPMKFLHKETFQDQISFSFSKNTKDEWNIVKIDGFDLKYDPKRFKSIHCHLFPHFSYCPRR; encoded by the exons ATGATGCCGGTCGCCAG CGGTGGTAAGTTCATCAGCATAGGTGACAAAATTAGACTTCCGGACGACGTCACGATGGGCTACATAATAGAGCACCTCTTAAAAAAACCACTCACGGTGGTGGAGCAATTTCATTCGCATCTCGAACCCATGAAGTTTCTGCACAAGGAGACTTTTCAGGATCAG ATATCCTTCAGTTTTTCTAAAAACACCAAGGATGAATGGAACATCGTTAAAATAGACGGTTTCGATCTGAAGTACGATCCTAAGAG attcaaatcgATACATTGCCACCTATTTCCGCACTTCTCTTATTGTCCCCGAAGATGA